The region TCGTCCGCCACCTGGGGCAGGGCCTGCATCACGGCATGGCCTGTGCCAAGTTGCTCGGCCTGCAGGATCCATTCGATCGATTCGTCCCCAATCTGTTGCGGGACCTGCTCGCCGCCGTGCCCGTAGATGACCCCCAGCCCGTGCGGGCGCAGCTCGCGGGCCGTCTCGATCACATGCTGTAACATCGGCCGGCCGGCCAGCGGATGCAACACCTTGGGCAGGCGCGAGCGCATGCGGGTGCCCTGCCCGGCGGCAAGGATGAGGATATTCAGTTCAGATTTGGCCATAAGGGGATTGTAACGAGTCCATCGGATCAATGCAGCGTCGGCTTCGACGTTTGCGCAGGCTCCACCGGCTGCCCGCTGTCGACTTCCTGCGCGCTCGAATCACGGATGCCGAGGATATTGATAATAAACACTACGGTCCGATCGACAAAGGGCGGGTTGCCGTCCAGTTCGATTCGCCCGTTCTCGATGCTGGTGACGCGCATGGTGACCGCCTGGCCCGTGTCGTCCCGAAACTCGGCTTCGGCGCCGATCCGCTGATACTCTTTGGGAACGTTTTTCAGATCATCGGAAAAGGTCAGACTCGGATCATAATGACCAAAGCCTTCTTCCGGGGTCAGGGTCACGGTCACCGTATCGCCCACCTGGTGGCCTTCCAGTGCCTCCATCACCCTGGGAAACATCCGTTCATCCTGATCGTGCAGATAGTCGTTGGGGATATCGGACTGCTCGAGGACCTCGCCTGCCTCGTCGGTAATCGTGTAAACAAAGGTCACGATTTTATTTTTTTCCACCCGTTCTTCAGCCATGACACCTTCTCTTAATCATAATTGCATGGGCGACTGCGGCAGAATGTCAGGTAGCGCTGTGCGCAACCTGACCTGCGCCTCTGTTCATCACTCCGACAAAAGCCGGGGCCAGATCGTCACCCCGGCGAAAGCCGGGGTCCGGATAAATCAGTTACTGGATTCCGGCTTCCGCCGGAATGACTTGATCAGTGGTACCCAAAATAGCAAAGGGGCAGTATAACAACTGCCCCTTTGCTCTGACACATCCATTGTCGGGTGACGATCAGCGTTTCTTGCGCATCTTCTGGATGGTCTGCAGCTGGGCCACCGCCTCGGCCAGTTTGGCCTGGGCCTCGGCCAGCTCCATTTCGCCGGAACGATCCTTGAGCTCCTGCTCGGCGGCCTGCTTGGCTTCCAGGGCCGCGGCTTCGTCCAGGTCGTGGGCCCGCACGGCGGTATCCGACAGCACGGTCACGTGATGCGGCTGAACCTCGAGGATCCCGCCGGAGACGTAGAAGCTTTCCTCCTCGCCACCCTCTTTGGTCACGCGGACCTCGCCGGGCTTGAGGGGGGACAGCAGCTGGGTATGGCGGGGATAGATCCCCACCTCACCGGTACTGGCCGGCGCCACCACAATTTCGGCCGTCCCGGAGAAGATCTCCGCTTC is a window of Thiohalophilus sp. DNA encoding:
- a CDS encoding F0F1 ATP synthase subunit epsilon, whose protein sequence is MAMTMHLDIVSAEAEIFSGTAEIVVAPASTGEVGIYPRHTQLLSPLKPGEVRVTKEGGEEESFYVSGGILEVQPHHVTVLSDTAVRAHDLDEAAALEAKQAAEQELKDRSGEMELAEAQAKLAEAVAQLQTIQKMRKKR
- a CDS encoding FKBP-type peptidyl-prolyl cis-trans isomerase, translating into MAEERVEKNKIVTFVYTITDEAGEVLEQSDIPNDYLHDQDERMFPRVMEALEGHQVGDTVTVTLTPEEGFGHYDPSLTFSDDLKNVPKEYQRIGAEAEFRDDTGQAVTMRVTSIENGRIELDGNPPFVDRTVVFIINILGIRDSSAQEVDSGQPVEPAQTSKPTLH